The following are encoded in a window of Gavia stellata isolate bGavSte3 chromosome 17, bGavSte3.hap2, whole genome shotgun sequence genomic DNA:
- the AGBL2 gene encoding LOW QUALITY PROTEIN: cytosolic carboxypeptidase 2 (The sequence of the model RefSeq protein was modified relative to this genomic sequence to represent the inferred CDS: deleted 1 base in 1 codon), with protein sequence MRPSGHPAARVGEGALGGFGGGVPEPYDSFMHNHLRYYGYFQGQKTGGRKSPVSPGGPSKQHPTEVSGTGSADPVCLRGPGQEPSPPGALEPAPGHGTPVPLARHRRCPGEPRALFALPWARGPLPAPRWPVECEVIKETIEHIEWVPPEPEPFCQPAGHERAPATLGEEQGTIVYHLSPAPGGSCFTRARVGGALGPLSSPAAPLEGPQDTTLLFESRFESGNLQKAVKVGPFEYVLTLRPDLYTAKHTQWFYFRVQNTRRDPLYRFTIANMAKPKSLYGEGMRPLLYSQRDAQSRGIGWRRVGADIRYYRGSGEEPAAFCLSWTSRFPHDSDTCFFAPSYPYTYSDLQRYLRALAGDPVRSQYCAVQALCRSLAGNTVYLLTITSPAGAAAKRAVVLSARAHPGESGGSWAMRGFLNFLLSAHADAQLLRRLFVFKVVPMLNPDGVVVGNSRCSLAGRDPNRAYGMALRDSFPGVWHLRAMVERMLAEREVVLYCDFHGHSRKNNVFMYGCDSGGAGAGQRLRQRIFPLMLSKNAPDKFSFPSCKFKVQKSKAGTGRVVMWRMGVSNSYTMEVAFSGSTLGGRSSHFTVEDLKSLGYHLCDTLLDFCDPHPAKFQQCLSEVETLLRQRLGRELGSGSSWSDVTPSELESSTSGSDSSVSDGPPAQLRGPAQPLEQWRRKRLRSRRARNALRRTNAVYRSLPSRNRGQLALPGTPRGGSVAGEKPRASSGATFPRAAGAGDGRHATTGGSHLDGGTSVVSRRQPLPSTHHPSVTGDSSQDPALGAETGLSRQRGGQAAAARGRRARPRLTVPGRASRPAAPRCCACARD encoded by the exons ATGCGGCCCTCGGGGCACCCCGCTGCCCGCGTCGGGGAGGGTGCGCTGGGGGGGTTTGGCGGAGGGGTCCCTGAGCCCTACGACAGCTTCATGCACAACCACCTGCGCTACTACGGCTACTTCCAAG GCCAGAAGACGGGTGGGCGGAAGAGCCCCGTGTCCCCGGGGGGCCCCTCCAAGCAGCACCCCACTGAGGTGTCCGGCACGGGCAGCGCCGACCCTGTTTGCCTGCGGGGTCCTGGGCAGGAGCCGAGTC CCCCTGGGGCGCTGGAGCCAGCCCCTGGCCACGGCACGCCGGTCCCCTTGGCGCGGCACCGCAGGTGCCCAGGGGAGCCGCGGGCTCTCTTTGCCCTTCCCTGGGCGCGGGGacccctgcccgctccccgcTGGCCCGTCGAGTGCGAAGTCATCAAGGAGACGATCGAGCACATCG AGTGGGTCCCCCCTGAACCGGAGCCCTTCTGCCAGCCCGCGGGCCACGAGCGGGCCCCAGCCACCCTTGGCGAGGAGCAGGGCACCATTGTCTACCACCTCAGCCCAG CGCCCGGAGGCTCCTGCTTCACTCGCGCTCGGGTCGGGGGGGCCCTGggccccctctcctccccggcagcccccttGGAGGGTCCCCAGGACACCACCCTGCTCTTCGAATCCCGCTTCGAGAGTGGCAACCTCCAGAAAGCCGTCAAGGT GGGCCCCTTCGAGTACGTGCTGACGCTGCGGCCAGACCTGTACACCGCCAAGCACACGCAGTGGTTCTACTTCCGTGTCCAAAACACCCGGCGAGACCCTCTCTACCGCTTCACCATCGCCAACATGGCAAAGCCCAAGAGCCTCTATGGCGAGGGCATGCGGCCGCTGCTCTACTCCCAGCGGGACGCCCAGAGCCGTGGCATCGGCTGGCGCCGGGTCGGGGCTGACATCCGCTACTaccggggcagcggggaggagcCGGCTGCCTTCTGCCTCTCCTGGACGTCGCGCTTCCCCCACGACAGCGACACCTGCTTCTTCGCCCCCTCCTACCCCTACACCTACTCCGACCTGCAGCGCTACCTGCGGGCGCTGGCGGGCGACCCGGTACGCTCGCAGTACTGCGCGGTGCAGGCACTGTGCCGCAGCCTGGCTGGCAACACCGTCTACCTACTGACCATCACCAGCCCCGCTGGCGCAGCGGCCAAGCGGGCAGTGGTGCTGAGCGCCCGCGCGCACCCTGGGGAGAGCGGCGGCTCCTGGGCCATGCGGGGCTTCCTCAACTTCCTCCTCAGCGCCCACGCCGACGCCCAGCTCCTGCGCCGGCTCTTCGTCTTCAAGGTGGTGCCCATGCTCAACCCCGATGGGGTGGTGGTGGGCAACTCCCGCTGCTCCCTGGCGGGCCGGGACCCCAACAGGGCTTACGGGATGGCGCTCCGTGACTCCTTTCCCGGTGTGTGGCACCTGCGTGCCATGGTCGAGAG GATGCTGGCGGAGCGGGAGGTGGTGCTGTACTGTGACTTCCACGGGCACAGTCGGAAGAACAACGTCTTCATGTATGGCTGCGACAGTGGCGGGGCCGGTGCCGGACAGCGGCTGCGCCAGCGCATCTTCCCCCTGATGCTGAGCAAAAATGCCCCCGACAAG ttctccttccccagctgcaaGTTCAAggtgcagaaaagcaaagcgGGAACGGGCAGGGTCGTCATGTGGCGCATGGGCGTCTCCAACAGCTACACCATGGAGGTGGCCTTCAGCGGCTCCACGCTGG GCGGGAGGAGCTCGCACTTCACCGTGGAGGACCTCAAGTCGCTGGGCTACCACCTCTGCGACACCCTGCTCGACTTCTGCGACCCCCATCCCGCCAAG TTCCAGCAGTGCCTGTCGGAGGTGGAGACGCTGCTGCGGCAGCGGCTGGGCCGGGAGCTGGGCTCCGGCAGCAGCTGGAGCGATGTCACC CCCTCGGAGCTTGAGTCCAG CACCAGCGGCTCCGACAGTTCCGTGTCCGACGGGCCCCCAGCTCAGCTCCGTGGCCCAGCCCAGCCG TTGGAGCAATGGAGGAGGAAGCGGCTGCGGAGCCGGAGAGCAAGGAATGCCCTGCGCCGGACAAATGCTGTCTACCGGAGCC TGCCCTCCAGGAACCGCGGGCAGCTGGCTCTCCCCGGCACCCCGAGGGGAGGCAGCGTGGCAGGAGAGAAGCCCAGAGCCAGCTCTGGTGCAACCtttcccagggcagctggagCGGGAGATGGCCGCCACGCCACCACGGGGGGGTCTCACCTGGACGGTGGCACAAGCGTGGTGTCACGCCGTCAGCCACTGCCAAGCACCCACCACCCCAGTGTCACCGGTGATTCCTCCCAGGATCCAGCCCTGGGAGCCGAAACAGGGCTGTCCCGGCAGCGGGGTGGGCAGGCGGCTGCTGCCCGCGGGCGCAGGGCACGTCCCCGCCTCACCGTCCCTGGCAGGGCCTCGCGAcccgccgccccgcgctgcTGCGCCTGTGCTCGGGATTAA
- the NUDT8 gene encoding mitochondrial coenzyme A diphosphatase NUDT8: MAEPGAGGGGGGFLSSGSERRCRARLAAAGRRGAAAAAVLVPLCSVRGRPALLFTLRSRRLGGPHSGDVSFPGGRRDPADGDAVATALRETREELGLVLGAPSVWGQLRPLPDRQGQMVAPVVANLGPLEDLTLTPNPDEVEEVFTLPLAHLLREENQGYTHFRTAGRYGYTLPVFLNGPHKVWGLTAIITELTLELLAPDRYRRKTHVPARRPSA; this comes from the exons ATGGCGGAGCCGGgtgcgggcggcggcggcggggggttCCTGAGCAGCGGGAGCGAGCGGCGGTGCCGGGcgcggctggcggcggcggggcggcggggggcggcggcggcggcggtgctgGTGCCGCTGTGCTCGGtgcgcggccgccccgcgctGCTCTTCACGCTGCGCTCCCGCCGCCTGGGCGGCCCCCACAGCGGCGACGTCAG CTTtcccggggggcggcgggaccCGGCGGACGGCGACGCGGTGGCCACGGCGCTGCGGGAGACGcgggaggagctggggctggtgctgggcGCCCCGAGCGTCTGGGGGCAGCTGCGGCCGCTGCCCGACCGG CAGGGACAGATGGTGGCTCCCGTCGTGGCCAACCTGGGGCCCCTGGAGGACTTGACGCTGACCCCCAACCCCGACGAG GTGGAGGAGGTCTTCACCCTGCCCCTGGCTCACCTCCTGCGGGAGGAGAACCAGGGCTACACCCATTTCCGCACCGCCGGCCGCTACGGCTACACCCTGCCCGTCTTCCTCAACGGCCCCCACAAGGTCTGGGGGCTGACGGCCATCATCACCGAGCTGaccctggagctgctggcacCCGATCGCTACCGCAGGAAGACCCACGTTCCAGCCCGCAGACCCTCGGCCTGA
- the NDUFV1 gene encoding NADH dehydrogenase [ubiquinone] flavoprotein 1, mitochondrial, with the protein MAARQLLALRRLPAASFSTAAKKTQFGSLRDEDRIFTNLYGRHDWRLQGALRRGDWYKTKEILLKGVDWILGEIKASGLRGRGGAGFPTGLKWSFMNKPPDGRPKYLVVNADEGEPGTCKDREIMRHDPHKLVEGCLVAGRAMGARAAYVYIRGEFYNEASNLQVAIREAYEAGLLGRDACGSGYAFDVFVVRGAGAYICGEETALIESIEGKQGKPRLKPPFPADVGVFGCPTTVANVETVAVAPTICRRGGAWFAGFGRERNSGTKLFNISGHVNNPCTVEEEMSVPLKELIEKHAGGVRGGWNNLLAVIPGGSSTPLLPKSVCETVLMDFDSLVQAQSGLGTAAVIVMDKSTDIVKAIARLIEFYKHESCGQCTPCREGVDWMNKVMARFVQGNAQAAEIDALWEISKQIEGHTICALGDGAAWPVQGLIRHFRPELEERMRRYGEAKARAASA; encoded by the exons atggCCGCCCGGCAGCTGCTGGCGCTGCGGCGCCTGCCCGCCGCTTCCTTCTCG ACGGCGGCCAAGAAGACGCAGTTCGGATCGCTACGGGACGAGGATCGGATCTTCACCAACCTCTACGGGCGGCACGACTGGAG GCTGCAGGGCGCCCTGCGCCGCGGCGACTGGTACAAGACGAAGGAGATCCTGCTCAAGGGGGTGGACTGGATCCTCGGCGAGATCAAGGCctcggggctgcggggccgcggcggcgccggTTTCCCCACCGGCCTCAAGTGGAGCTTCATGAACAAGCCCCCGGACGGCAG GCCCAAGTACCTGGTGGTGAACGCGGACGAGGGGGAGCCGGGCACCTGTAAGGACCGGGAGATCATGCGCCACGACCCCCACAAGCTGGTGGAGGGCTGCCTGGTGGCGGGGCGCGCCATGGGCGCCCGCGCCGCCTACGTCTACATCCGCGGCGAGTTCTACAACGAGGCCTCCAACCTGCAG GTGGCCATCCGGGAGGCCTACGAGGCCGGGCTGCTGGGGCGGGACGCCTGCGGCTCCGGGTACGCCTTCGACGTCTTCGTGGTGAGGGGCGCCGGAGCCTACATCTGCGGGGAGGAGACGGCGCTGATTGAGTCCATCGAGGGCAAGCAGGGCAAGCCGCGCCTGAAGCCCCCCTTCCCCGCTGACGTGG GTGTCTTCGGCTGCCCCACCACGGTGGCCAATGTGGAGACGGTGGCCGTGGCCCCCACCATCTGCCGGCGGGGGGGCGCCTGGTTCGCCGGCTTCGGGCGGGAGCGCAACTCGGGGACGAAACTCTTCAACATCTCGGGTCACGTCAACAACCCCTGCACCGTGGAGGAGGAGATGTCGGTGCCGCTGAAGGAGCTCATCGAGAAGCACGCCG GGGGTGTCCGCGGGGGCTGGAACAACCTGCTGGCCGTCATCCCGGGGGGCTCCTCCACGCCGCTGCTCCCCAAGTCGGTGTGTGAGACCGTGCTGATGGACTTCGATTCCCTGGTGCAGGCGCAGAGCGGGCTCGGCACGGCCGCCGTCATCGTCATGGACAAATCG acCGACATCGTTAAAGCCATCGCTCGCCTCATTGAGTTTTACAAGCACGAGAGTTGCGGGCAGTGCACCCCGTGCCGGGAAG GCGTCGACTGGATGAACAAGGTCATGGCGCGCTTCGTGCAGGGCAACGCGCAGGCGGCCGAGATCGACGCGCTGTGGGAGATCAGCAAGCAGATCGAGGGCCACACCATCTGCGCCCTGGGTGACGGCGCGGCCTGGCCCGTGCAG GGTCTCATCCGCCACTTCCGACCCGAGCTGGAGGAGAGGATGCGGCGCTACGGGGAGGCAAAAGCCCGAGCGGCGTCGGCGTAA
- the MTCH2 gene encoding LOW QUALITY PROTEIN: mitochondrial carrier homolog 2 (The sequence of the model RefSeq protein was modified relative to this genomic sequence to represent the inferred CDS: deleted 1 base in 1 codon), with protein sequence MADAASQVLLGSGLTVLSQPLMYVKVLVQVGYEPLPPTLGRNVFGRQVYQLPGLFAYAKHIVKVDGRAGLFKGLAPRLCSSAVGTVVHGKVLQRYQEAEQAEVGAFFASMLTYPFVLVSNLMAVNNCGLAGGLLPYAPTYSSWLDCWSQLHREGNMSRGNSLFFRKVPAGKRYVWEERRFR encoded by the exons ATGGCGGACGCGGCCTCGCAGGTGCTGCTGGGCTCGGGGCTGACCGTGCTCTCGCAGCCCCTCATGTACGTGAAAGTGCTGGTGCAG GTGGGGTACGAGCCGCTGCCGCCCACCCTGGGGAGGAACGTCTTCGGGCGCCAGGTCTACCAGCTGCCCGGGCTCTTCGCTTACG CCAAGCACATCGTGAAG GTCGACGGAAGAGCGGGACTCTTCAAAGGCCTCGCCCCCCgcctctgctccagcgccgTCGGCACCGTCGTGCACGGCAAAGTGCTGCAG CGGTACCAGGAGGCCGAGCAGGCTGAGGTAGGGGCG TTCTTCGCCAGCATGCTGACCTACCCCTTCGTGCTGGTCTCCAACCTGATGGCCGTGAATAACTGCGG gctggCTGGGGGTCTCCTCCCCTACGCGCCCACCTACTCCTCCTGGCTGGACTGCTGGAGCCAGCTGCACAGGGAG GGCAACATGAGCCGAGGGAACAGCCTGTTTTTCCGCAAGGTGCCTGCAGGGAAGCGGTACgtgtgggaggagaggaggttTCGCTGA